One window of Quercus robur chromosome 5, dhQueRobu3.1, whole genome shotgun sequence genomic DNA carries:
- the LOC126727911 gene encoding protein FAR1-RELATED SEQUENCE 5-like, translated as MRQTKPILQSNVEMLRHVVELYSPEIFQTFQNEYMKIADCTIYKANKSDTITEYKVKYSQRIQEHLVKYEASTTSVECSCKKFSFVGILCAHALKVLEHKNVKRLPVHYVLKRWTQDAKAGSIKDYHGIDIKGNAQESIGKRYSYLSHNAREISTLAAENEIMYEHTKESFEKLMKELQEIRKKCHSNNMESCIEVHDDVTTDVLQGDSICRIKTKPTVGRPKRRLKSALEKKNGFNSYF; from the exons ATGAGGCAAACAAAACCGATTTTACAGTCTAATGTAGAGATGTTGAGACATGTTGTAGAGTTGTACTCCCCAGAAATTTTTCAAACGTTTCAAAATGAATATATGAAGATTGCTGATTGTACTATTTACAAGGCTAATAAATCTGATACTATCACAGAATACAAGGTCAAATATAGTCAAAGAATTCAAGAGCACCTAGTTAAATATGAAGCCTCAACTACTTCGGTGGAATGCAGTTGCAAGAAGTTCAGCTTTGTAGGAATTCTGTGTGCCCATGCTTTGAAAGTTCTTGAACATAAAAATGTTAAGAGACTTCCCGTTCATTATGTATTGAAAAGATGGACGCAAGATGCAAAGGCTGGTTCTATCAAGGACTATCATGGCATTGATATTAAAGGTAATGCTCAAGAGTCAATAGGAAAACGCTACTCTTATTTGAGCCACAATGCTCGTGAAATTTCTACACTTGCGGCAGAGAATGAGATAATGTATGAACATACCAAAGaatcttttgaaaaattaatgaagGAATTGCAAGAGATTAGAAAAAAATGTCATTCGAATAATATGGAAAGTTGCATAGAGGTCCATGATGATGTTACTACAGATGTTTTACAAGGTGATAGCATATGTAGGATTAAAACAAAACCTACTGTTGGGCGTCCAAAGAGAAGGTTGAAATCTgcattagagaagaaaaatg GTTTCAATAGCTACTTCTGA
- the LOC126727910 gene encoding protein FAR1-RELATED SEQUENCE 5-like, which produces MDTSQIILLEDELNGCIADQQEKAQVEPTHGSPNKSNTPSKYSKEIVEVPEIVLEDEFIGWIPDQQEKAKVEITPGSPNKSNTPAIGMKFDCDDSAYEFYKDYAHRIGFSVRKHSVKRGNVGQIIRRTFSCSKEGERVFDKRRKNASYRRPISRTGCLTQMTCHLQKDGMLHVVSFHGQHNHEFAPSPMKHMLRSKRKISLAQKAIANDAERSGISIKQTIELLSMQAGGRENLGFIDVDYKNHVHNERRMALRKGDGPAMMEFFHKMQLVDPSYFYSIQVDDDGQIMNIFWADTRSIVDYGNFGDVICFDTTYRTNRYDRPFAPFVGVNHHRQSIIFGAALLYDETIESFKWLFETFLTAMSGKQPRTILTDQSAAMAKVITEVFPKSNHRLCVWHIYQNAAKNLHHVFHSSKQFAKDFSDCLYEYEDEDEWLISWDYMLKEYGLTDNKWLHSIFDVKEKWAIVYGRHMFTADMKSTQRSESITMC; this is translated from the coding sequence ATGGATACTAGTCAAATCATTTTATTGGAAGATGAATTGAATGGTTGCATAGCTGATCAACAAGAGAAGGCTCAAGTAGAACCTACTCATGGAAGcccaaacaaatcaaatactCCAAGTAAATATAGCAAAGAAATTGTAGAAGTTCCAGAAATTGTGTTGGAAGATGAATTCATTGGTTGGATACCTGATCAACAAGAGAAGGCTAAAGTAGAAATTACTCCTGGAAGtccaaacaaatcaaatactCCAGCAATTGGTATGAAATTTGATTGTGATGATAGTGCATATGAATTTTACAAAGACTATGCTCACCGAATCGGCTTTAGTGTACGGAAACATTCTGTAAAGCGAGGAAATGTGGGGCAAATTATAAGGAGAACATTTAGTTGCTCAAAAGAGGGTGAACGAGTTTTTGACAAACGTCGAAAAAATGCATCTTATCGTCGTCCAATTTCACGAACAGGTTGTTTAACACAGATGACCTGTCATCTTCAAAAGGATGGCATGTTACATGTTGTTTCTTTTCACGGCCAGCATAATCATGAGTTTGCTCCTTCGCCAATGAAACATATGTTAAGatcaaagagaaaaatttcACTTGCTCAAAAAGCCATTGCAAATGATGCAGAGAGGTCTGGAATATCAATAAAACAAACCATTGAATTATTGAGCATGCAAGCTGGGGGTCGTGAAAATCTTGGGTTTATAGATGTTGACTATAAGAATCATGTACATAATGAGAGGAGGATGGCTTTGAGGAAAGGAGATGGACCTGCAATGATGGAGTTCTTTCATAAGATGCAATTGGTAGATCcatcttatttttattcaatacaaGTTGATGATGATGGTCAAATCATGAACATTTTTTGGGCTGATACTAGATCAATAGTTGATTATGGGAACTTTGGAGATGTTATTTGTTTTGACACAACTTATCGAACAAATAGATATGATCGTCCCTTTGCTCCATTTGTTGGGGTTAATCATCACAGACAATCAATTATCTTCGGTGCAGCTTTACTTTATGATGAGACTATAGAGTCATTTAAGTGGttgtttgaaacttttttaACTGCAATGTCAGGAAAGCAGCCAAGAACTATACTTACAGATCAATCTGCTGCAATGGCTAAAGTAATAACAGAGGTATTTCCTAAATCTAATCATCGTTTGTGTGTATGGCATATTTATCAGAATGCTGCTAAGAATCTACATCATGTATTTCATTCATCTAAGCAATTTGCAAAAGATTTTAGTGATTGTTTATATGagtatgaagatgaagatgaatggCTTATTTCATGGGATTATATGCTTAAGGAATATGGTCTTACTGATAATAAATGGTTGCATAGCATATTTGATGTGAAAGAAAAATGGGCTATTGTATATGGTCGACACATGTTCACTGCCGATATGAAAAGCACCCAACGTAGTGAGTCAATAACAATGTGTTAA
- the LOC126727912 gene encoding protein LURP-one-related 7-like has product MTQYSSMDIKEKWAIVKDGEDSASKLKVKGFPFQKSYTIYRGNDIVAQLSYITLAGELIICIAYAKRNKFRLTIFPRSDDHALVVALVVIFLD; this is encoded by the exons ATGACACAGTACAGTTCAATGGATATTAAAG aaaaaTGGGCTATTGTTAAGGATGGGGAAGACTCAGCCTCTAAGTTAAAGGTGAAAGGTTTTCCTTTCCAGAAGTCCTACACTATCTACAGAGGAAATGATATTGTGGCTCAG TTGAGCTACATTACTCTTGCTGGGGAATTAATTATATGTATAG CTTATGCTAAAAGGAATAAATTTCGACTAACCATATTTCCTAGATCTGATGATCATGCTTTGGTTGTGGCATTGGTTGTAATATTTCTAGATTGA